A stretch of DNA from Aerosakkonema funiforme FACHB-1375:
CGCTTCAGCTGCTTTTGGTACCAGTCTACTGCTGAAAGCTTGCGCTAACAGTTCGACTTCCACTTCAAACAACGCAGGCGAGACGCCTGCACCACAAGAGCAAGAGTCTGCGCCACAAGCGAAGCAGAATTTTAAAGTGGCAATTGCCTTACCGGGAATTATCACCGATAAAGCTTGGAATCAAGCAGGTTATGAAGGAGTGAAGGCAATTGAAAAAAATTTGGGAGTCGAAACAGCATACGTTGAAAATGTCGCACAAGCAGATCAAGTAGAAGTTTTGTCAGACTTTGCGCGACGGGGTTACAACTTAATCTTCGCTCACGGCGGACAATTTGATGATGCGATTCGGCAGGTGTCACCGCAATTTTTTCCCGATACTTACTTTGTCGGCGTCAATGGTACAATTAAGGAAAAAAATAGAGCATCTTTGCGGATCGATCACCTGCAAACGAGTTATATTTGCGGTATCATTGGCGCTACTATGACAAAATCAAATAAATTGGCATATTTGGCGGCGCAATCTTTTCAAGCAACTGATGAAGAATTGCGGGGATTTCAGTTAGGCGCTCAATCTGTTAAGCCGGATATTAAGATAACGAGCAGTTATACTGGTGATTGGAACGATGCAGCTAAGGCGAAGGAAGCAACCTTGGCGTTGATTTCTACGGGAGTAGATGTGATTTATCAGTGGTTGGATAATGCTTCTCCCGCCGTACTGCAAACTGCTGCGGAAAAGGGAGTTTATACCTTTGGGAATACAACAGATCAATTCGATATAGCGCCAAAGTCGGTGTTAACAAGTGCGGTGAAGCGGATCGATTTGGGGATTGCTTATTTGGCGGATTTGGCGATTAAGGGTAATCTCAAAGGCGAGATTTATCGGATTGGTTTGGAAAATCCGAAAATTCTTTATCTGGGTAAGTTTGGGGCAATGGTGCCAAAGGATGTGCAGCAAAAGGCAATGCAGGCAGAAAAAGCGATTTTAACTAAAAAAATCATATTTGAGAATTGTCAGGAGAATGGGAAATTTACTCGCTGCTTGAAGAAAGCTTAGCGACACTAGGGAGGCGAATTCGGAAAACCTAACCCCCCAGCCCCCTTCCCTACGAGGGAAGGGGGAGCCGGAAAGAGGAAAAACTTTTCTAGCTGGAAGGGGGAGTTTCATGAAACGTCTCTACAATGTTCAAAGCGGAGCCAATCCAAAATCCTCTCTTGCGAAGGTGGGCATCGTGACGGGAACCGCCAAGACGCCCACTTCGCGCAAAATCCAAAATCCAAAATCGAGTGGCTTATTTACGTCTGGAAGGTATTACTAAACGCTTTGGCAACTTTATTGCCAATGACAATATTACTTTGAGCGTCAGTCGCGGCTCAATTCATGCCATGTTGGGGGAAAATGGAGCCGGAAAAACTACTTTAATGAATATTATCTGCGGACTTTATCAACCAGATGCGGGTGATATTTATCTGGAAGATAAGCCGATCAAAATTAACTCTGCTAATACAGCAATTGCACATGGTATTGGGATGATTCACCAGCATTTTATGTTGGTGTCGCAACTGACGGTAACGGAAAATATCATTCTGGGAACAGAGTTCGATTTGCGCTTGAATTTGCAGGCTAAAAGTAGAGCGATCGCACAAATGGCTCATTCCTACAATTTAGATATTGATACGTTAGCAAAAGTAGAAAGTTTATCAATAGGTTTGCAACAGAGAGTAGAAATTATCAAAGCACTTTACCGCAATGCAAAGTTGTTGATTTTAGATGAGCCAACAGCCGTATTGACTCCCCCTGAAGTTGAGGTTTTGGCTGGGATTTTGCGGCAATTGGCGCGGGATGGACACACGATTATTTTCATCAGTCATAAGTTAGAAGAGGTGATGAATATCTGCGATACTGTTACCGTTTTGCGGCGGGGACAAGTTGTAACAACCATGAAAACGGCAGATACAAGCAGTCAGGAATTGGCTAAATTGATGGTGGGTCGAGAAGTATTATTCCAAGTGCATAAATCTGCTTTTTCCTGCGGGGATGTAGTTTTGGAAGTCAAGAATTTGCAAGTGCGGGATGAGAGAAATTTGCCTATTGTGAAAGATGTTTCTTTTCAACTTCGCGCAGGTGAAATATTGGGAATAGCTGGTGTTGATGGGAACGGACAGCGAGAATTGGCAGATGCGATCGCACTTTTGCGTAATATCTTTGGGGGAAGTATTCAGAGATACCCGTCGCCAGGGGAGAGGGGAAGAGGAAAAAGTATTGCTTATATTCCGGAAGATAGGCAGAAAATGGGTTTGGTGATGGGGTTTAGCATTGCCAAAAACCTCATTCTCAAAGCTTTTAATTTCCTGCCATTTTGTCGTCGTTGGTTATTGCAATATGGGATAATTAATAACTACGCTGCTGAGGCGATGCAAAATTTTGATATTCGCGCTGAAAATCCATCTATTAAAGTTAGTCACTTGTCTGGCGGAAATCAACAAAAAGTGGTGCTTGCACGCGAACTTTCTGGCAATCCCGCATTAATTGTGGCGATGCAACCTACACGCGGTTTGGATGTGGGTGCGACGGAATACGTGCAGCAATGCTTGTTAGCTGAAAGACAAAAAGGTGCGGCAATTTTGTATATTTCCACTGAGTTGGAAGAGGTGATGGCGATGAGCGATCGCATCGCTGTTATGTACGAAGGTCAATTTGTTGATATACTGGATGCAGATACCGCGACTGTGGAACAGATTGGTTATTTGATGACAGGCGGTAAAGTTTCGACAGGCGTTATAGAATAGGGATATCAGATGGCTTGAAAACAGATTTCTTATGTCGAATAATTTGACAAATTATGCCATTTTGGATAAATTGATAATGGAGGTTTAAATTATGACAAACGTCAATATTTCACTTCCCGAATCCATGCGGGTTTTCATTGAAGATCAGGTTACTAAAGGCGGCTATAGCACAGCTAGCGAATATATTTATCATCTAATTCATCAAGAACAAAATCGGCTTGCACAAGCACAAATGGAAGAATTATTATTAGAAGGGCTGGATAGCGGTGAGCCGATCGAAGTGACAGATGAGTGGTGGGAACAGAAACGCACGGATCTTTTAGAACGACTCCGCAAGCAGAAACAATGACACGCCGGATTGCAATTACGCCCAGAGCAAGTCTCGATCTCGACGAACATTTTAGTTATATAGCAGAAAATAACCAGGATGCAGCGTTGAGATTTTTCGACGCGGCGAGACAGACTTTCTCTCAATTAGCAAAGACGCCAGGAATAGGTAGCCCTTTTGCGGTGACAAACTCACGCTTAGAAGGTTTGCGAAAGTGGGCTGTGAGAGGATTTGAAAAGTATCTGATTTTCTACTTAGATCGAGGTGAGGATATCGAAATTGTGCGCGTACTCCACTCATCCCGCAACATTCCTGTAATTTTAGGACAGGAAGAATAATCAAAAAAAGCGATCGATCTCTACCCGCAAATCTAGCTGTTGTGCAATAGCGATATCGGATGACTTAAAAATATATTTATCAAAAAATTTCGATATTCCATAATTTGTTATTGTGCGCGTCTTCTAGGAGGATTTGCACCATCAGAATTGTCAAGAGTATTTTTCCATTCGACTGAAACTATTTTCGGATTACCTCTGATTTGTGAATTTACGAGAGTCTCAAAATTAGCTTGTCCTCCCGGCGCAATAGTACCGCGAATTGCAGCAGTCCCTGTTTCTAGAACTTGTTCTGGTATCGGCTGTCCGTCAGCGCCAGTTGTACGCACAATGCTGTATGTAACTTTTACTTGAGTAACGGGGTTATTAGTATTATTTACAACTATACCGCGAACTCTTCTACCTCGAAATGGTGCGCTAATTTCATTAGCAGCTACCGATCCTGTTATTGCTGATGTTCTCTCTCCTGTTGCTGGTGTTGCTGCTGGTGTTGGCGTGAGAGTGGGTGCAGTCGTAGAGGCGGGAGTGGTGGGAGCGGCAGTACAATAAGCAGGAGGCCAATTTTCTATCCTGGTGCGAGATCTGGCTAAAGTTTGCATTTGGGTGCGATAGCTGACCAGTTGGCTTTCCATTTGCGGTACTCTCACCCTCATGCGATCGATAATTTGAATCGCTCGTCGCCACTGTTGGGCGCAGACAGCTTGCTTTAGTTCTGCGTTGAGTTGTGCGTTGAGGTCAGTTTGAGATAAACTCGGATTTGCTGCCGATCCAATGGTGGCGATTAAGGTTGCGATCGCGATAATCCTGAATCTCATGTTTCCCACTCCCACAGGTGTGAAATACCTTTTTTAATATAAAGCATCTGTCGGAATAATCAATATATACTTCACGCTCCGCCTAATTTTTAAGAGTAAAGTTATTTATGGGAATAGAAGGAAACCTTAAGCAGATATCTCCTTACCTGCTGGAAAAATTAATAAAATATCCTGACTTCATTACGGTATTTGATTATGCAATATGGCTGCCTGAATCGAATTACTGGCAAAATTATCAAAACATGGATGTACCTCCCGATGCTCTTGATATGTTTGGCGAGATTGCAAATGCAGCAATAGAGGTATTGCAGGATTTAGAGAAAAACAAACCAGAAGACTATGAAAGAATAAAGGCAGACATTCCTCTCATACTTGAGGAAGGGAAAACAGCAGGATTAGAACTTGACAAAGCATGGCATATAGTAAGTTTTTTACTGACAGGTTATCAACAAATGGGGATTCTACCATTTTTAATAAGTGATAATTCCGAAGATAATCTGCCTTCTGTTAATGCTGTTCAGTGTGGAACAGAAACAGAATGTGAGGCAACTTATGGATTTTATCGATATTTAACACCTGATGAGGTTAAGCAAGTATCAAAGGCTTTATCGAATTTGTCAGAAGCAAATATAAAAAAAAGGTTTGAGCGTGGATTTAGAAAAAAGTTAGATATTTATTCAATTGGGCGCACAGAAAATGAGTTTAATTTTGTATTAAATTATTGCGCTCGCGTTGTAAACTATTATAAAGATGCTGCTCAAAAGGGAAATGGTATGTTGATATGGCTAAGTTAGATAAAGCGATCGTAACAAAGGATAACAAGGAAAACAGCTATGCCTTCCATCAACTCGGTAAGCTTTGATACCTCGAAATGGGAAGCGATCGAACAGTTAGACGATCGCATTATATGGAAAAACGATACAGCCGATCGCTT
This window harbors:
- a CDS encoding BMP family protein; its protein translation is MSGIYRRRQFLIYASAAFGTSLLLKACANSSTSTSNNAGETPAPQEQESAPQAKQNFKVAIALPGIITDKAWNQAGYEGVKAIEKNLGVETAYVENVAQADQVEVLSDFARRGYNLIFAHGGQFDDAIRQVSPQFFPDTYFVGVNGTIKEKNRASLRIDHLQTSYICGIIGATMTKSNKLAYLAAQSFQATDEELRGFQLGAQSVKPDIKITSSYTGDWNDAAKAKEATLALISTGVDVIYQWLDNASPAVLQTAAEKGVYTFGNTTDQFDIAPKSVLTSAVKRIDLGIAYLADLAIKGNLKGEIYRIGLENPKILYLGKFGAMVPKDVQQKAMQAEKAILTKKIIFENCQENGKFTRCLKKA
- a CDS encoding DUF1877 family protein, with amino-acid sequence MGIEGNLKQISPYLLEKLIKYPDFITVFDYAIWLPESNYWQNYQNMDVPPDALDMFGEIANAAIEVLQDLEKNKPEDYERIKADIPLILEEGKTAGLELDKAWHIVSFLLTGYQQMGILPFLISDNSEDNLPSVNAVQCGTETECEATYGFYRYLTPDEVKQVSKALSNLSEANIKKRFERGFRKKLDIYSIGRTENEFNFVLNYCARVVNYYKDAAQKGNGMLIWLS
- a CDS encoding ribbon-helix-helix domain-containing protein, whose protein sequence is MTNVNISLPESMRVFIEDQVTKGGYSTASEYIYHLIHQEQNRLAQAQMEELLLEGLDSGEPIEVTDEWWEQKRTDLLERLRKQKQ
- a CDS encoding type II toxin-antitoxin system RelE/ParE family toxin, which codes for MTRRIAITPRASLDLDEHFSYIAENNQDAALRFFDAARQTFSQLAKTPGIGSPFAVTNSRLEGLRKWAVRGFEKYLIFYLDRGEDIEIVRVLHSSRNIPVILGQEE
- a CDS encoding ABC transporter ATP-binding protein, producing the protein MAYLRLEGITKRFGNFIANDNITLSVSRGSIHAMLGENGAGKTTLMNIICGLYQPDAGDIYLEDKPIKINSANTAIAHGIGMIHQHFMLVSQLTVTENIILGTEFDLRLNLQAKSRAIAQMAHSYNLDIDTLAKVESLSIGLQQRVEIIKALYRNAKLLILDEPTAVLTPPEVEVLAGILRQLARDGHTIIFISHKLEEVMNICDTVTVLRRGQVVTTMKTADTSSQELAKLMVGREVLFQVHKSAFSCGDVVLEVKNLQVRDERNLPIVKDVSFQLRAGEILGIAGVDGNGQRELADAIALLRNIFGGSIQRYPSPGERGRGKSIAYIPEDRQKMGLVMGFSIAKNLILKAFNFLPFCRRWLLQYGIINNYAAEAMQNFDIRAENPSIKVSHLSGGNQQKVVLARELSGNPALIVAMQPTRGLDVGATEYVQQCLLAERQKGAAILYISTELEEVMAMSDRIAVMYEGQFVDILDADTATVEQIGYLMTGGKVSTGVIE